CTTTCCGCGCTGGGCGCGCTGGTGGCAGGACCCGGCGGCGCGCGTGGTGCCGCTGCGGGTGGAGACGACATGAACTTGCCCTCGGCCCTGCGCCGCAGCGCGCCCTGGCTGGTCGCGGCCGTGGTGCTCGGGCTGGTGGCGGTGCAGGCGCGCGAGGTGGACTGGCCCCAGGTGCGCGGCGCCTTGAGGCAGCTGCCGCTGCCCACGATCGGCCTGTCGGTGCTGATCGCCGCCGCCGCGCATGCGGTCTATGCGGCCTTCGACCTCGTGGGCCGCGCGCTCACCGAGCCGCGCATCGGCCGCTGGCGCACCTGGGGCATCGCGGCCATCGTCTATGCCTTCAACCTCAACCTGGGCGCGCTCATCGGCGGCCTGGGCATGCGGCTGCGGCTCTACACGCGCTGGGGCCTGCCGCCGGCCACGGTGGCGCAGATCGCGGGCCACTGCGTGCTCACCAACTGGGTCGGCTGGTGCTGGGTGGCGGGGCTGGTGCTGCTGCTGGCGCCGCCGTCCTTGTCGGCGGGCTGGGCCCCGGGCCCGCAGGCGCTGCGCGCGGCAGGGGCCGGTGTGCTGCTGCTGGCCCTGGCCTACCAGGCCGTGTGCAGCGTTTCGCGCCGCAAGACCCTGCAATGGCGCCGCCACACGCTGGAGCGTGCGGGCCCGCGGCTGGCCCTGCTGCAGGCGGCGGCGGGCGCGGTCAACTGGCTGCTCATGGCCCTGAGCCTGTGGAACCTGCTGCAAGGGCGGGGGGGCTTTGCGGTGGCGCTGGGCGCGATCGTGCTCGCTGCGGTGGCGGGCATTCTGGTGCGCGTGCCGGGCAGCGTGGGCGTGTTCGAGACCGTGGTGGTGACCGCGATCGCGGGCGCCGTGCCCACGCACGAGGCGCTCGCCGCGGTGCTCGCGTTCCGCGCCGTGCACTACCTGCTGCCGCTGGCGCTGGCCTTGCCGGCGTACGGGCTCATCGAATGGGCGGGCAAAGACCCCAAGCGCGGGACGAACAAAAGATGCAAAGAACAAGATACAAAAAGAAGGCGATTTGCATAAAATGCATTGCATGCCGAGCTATCCCGCCGTTTCCGATGAAAGCGCTTCGCTGCTGAAGGAGCTCGGGGCCCGCCTGCGCCTGGCGCGCAAACGGCGGGGCTGGAGTGCCGAGGCACTCGCGCAGCGGGCGGGCATCACGCGCGTCACGCTGAGCCGGCTCGAAGTGGGGGAGCCGGCGGCCACGAGCCTGGGCACGCTGGCGAGGGTGATGGGCGCGCTGGGCATGGCCGGTGACCTTGCACTGCTGGCGCGGGACGACCGTGTCGGGCACGACAGGCGCGATGCGCTTTTGCTGGCGCCTCGCAAGCCCGCCCTGCCCAGGCGCATCTCGCTCAAACGCCTGCCGCACCTGCGCTCGGTGGCCGCATGGCATCTGCCCGATCCGGACACCCGGCTCAGCCCCGAGGAAGTGCTGAGCCTGTACGAACGCAATTGGCGCCACATCGAACCCGCAAAGATCGTGGGCGAGGAAGCAGCCTTGTTGCGCAAGCTCACGAGCACCATTGGCAAGGGGGTGTTGCTTGTTTGAACGCGAACACCACCGGCGCATCGCCGCCCTGCTGGAAGCGATCGACGCGGCCTTTCTGCTCAAGCACCGTTGCTTCTTCGGCGGTGGAACGGCGATCGCTCTGTCGTGTGGCGAGTACCGGGAGTCGGTCGACATCGACTTCATGTGCGCGTCCATCGACGGGTACCGGGGCCTGCGTGAAGCGGTGCGCGAGAAGGACCCGGGCTGGTTGTTCCAGCGGCCGGTGCAGCTGCGCCGCGAACCCCTCGTCGATCAGTACGGCATCCGCATGGCGGTGGCGGTCGACGAGGTACCGGTGAAGGTCGAGCTCGTGTTCGAGGCCCGCATCGCCTTCAAAGACCCCCTGCCTGAGGACCGCATCTGTGGTGTCTGGCGAATGGCCGCTGAAGATCTGGTGGCGTCCAAGCTCATGGCCAATGCCGATCGCTACGCCGATGATGCGGTGATGAGCCGCGACCTCATTGACCTGGCGATGTTCCTGCCCGATGGTCTTGTGCCGGCGCCGGGCGTGGAGAAGGCGCGTCGCGCCTATGGGGGCGCGATCGACAAGGCCTTCACCCGCGCCCGGCAGGGCTTGCTCGAGCGCGAGGGGCGGCTGCAGAAGTGCATGAAGGCCATGCACATGGTGGTGCCGGAGGCCACGCTGCGAACGCGGATTGCCGCTCTGCACCTGGGCGCGTAGCGCCACTGGCATTCAATCCGGCGTGGGCAGGTAAACCCACACCGCCACGCCGAAGCCGCTGCGCGCCTCGATCCACAGCCGGCCGCCGTGGCGCTCGACCACACGCGCGGCCACGGCCAGGCCGCGCGCGGGTGCGTGGCCCGCTGGCCGCGCCGCGGTGCGCGGGAAGGGGTCGAGCAGGGTGTCGGGGTCGGCGCCCAGCAGGTCGCGCAAGCGGTCGTGCACGCACCAGGCCTGGCGTTCGGCGTCGTGGCGGATGTGCAGCGTGTGCGGCCGGTCGGCCGGCGCGTGCTCGGCCGCGTGCGCGAGCAGTTCACGCACGGCCAGGGTGAGCAACGGTGCCTGCGCATGCGGCCTGGGCAGCGGCTCGCAGACCCATTGCAGGTGGGGGTGGGCCGGCGCGAGCCGCTGCTGCTCCGCAGCCATCAGGGCATCGAGGTCCACCGGCGCGCACGCGAGCTCGGCGTGGTGGGCCTGCACCAGTTCGAGCAGGCGCGTGATCATGTCGCCGAGCTGGGTCGCCGCGCTGGCAATGCGGTCCAGGCGCTCGCGGCTGTCCGGGCTCAGGCGGCTGTCGGGGTCGGCCGCGATCAGCGCCGCGAAGCCGTTGATGGCGCGCAGCGGCGGGCGCAGGTCGTGCGCCAGGGCCTGGCCGAGCTGGCGCCAGGGGTGGCGTGCCGGTGCGCCATCGGTGTCCGCCGGCGCGGGCGGCAATGCCTTGGCGGGCTCATCGCCGGGCCAGCGGGTGTTGCCAAAGTCGCGAGAAGACGCCATCGGGGTGTGCGGTTTGGCCGGTTTGGACGTGGCGGAAAGCCGGTGACACAGGGCGGCACCGGTGTGCCGCTAGCATGCTTGCAATTGGATACAGATGTCGTTTCCCACACCCGAACCGGCCAGTCTAGGCAGCGCCTGTGCGCCCGCCCAGTTCTGCGGCTGACCGTCTGCGAATGAAGACCCTGCCTGATCCCGCGGCCGCCGCCGTCGCTGTGCCGACGGTCGAGGCCCTGACCCTCGCGCTCGACGCCGGCGTGGACCTGGGCGTGCGCTGGAACCCCGGCGAAAGCCTGCTGGCCGCCCGGTCCTGTCTGCCCTTCGATGGCGCCTGGTGGGGCCTGGGGAGCTGGCCGGCCGGCGGCCTGCCCTCGCTGTTCCTCACCAACACGGTGGACCTGCCGGCCGAACTCGTGCGCTGGTGGCACGACTGCGCCTTGCAGGACCGTGTGGCGCAGACCATCGTGGAGAACACCGGCGCGCCCATGGTCTGGACCGACCGCGACGCGCTGGCCGAGCCGGTGCGCGACTGGGCGCAGCGCTTCGGACTGGCGCAGGGCGTGATCGCCAGCCGCCTGGAGCCCATCACGGGCCAGGTGCTGTTCCTGGCCGCCTACCGCAGTGCCGCCACACCGGCGTTCGGTGCGGCCGACGCCGAACTGCTGGATGCGCTCGCGCGCCAGGCCGTGCTGCTGTGGCGTTCGGTGCGCTCGCAGATCGAGGCCATCGACCGCTCGATGGCGGTCGACCGGCTCGCGGTGGTCGACGCATCGGGGCGGCTGTCGTTCTGCGGCGTGCAGGCCGGGCAGTTGCTGGCCGAAGGCTGCACCGACCACGACGGCATGCGCTGGCCCCCCAGCCTGGGCGCCTGGCTCACCGACGACCCCGCGGGCATGCACCGGCGCAGCGGCCGGCTGGCCGGGCGCATCAAGCGCGTGCCCGGCGGCTGGTGGATCGAAGTCGGGGACGCGCGCAACGCCGCGGTGCTGCCGCAGCGCCTGCTGCGCGTGGCCGAGCTGTACGCGCGCGGCCTGTCGAGCAAGCAGATCTCGAAAGAGACCGGGCTGTCGGCGACCACGGTGCGCACCTACCTGCAGCAGGCCTACGGCATCCTGGGGGTGTCGAACAAGGTGTCGCTGGGCGACACCCTGGGCCGCGGCCGCTGAGACCGGGTTTCAGGACGGCGCCACGAAGCGGCCCATGCGCTGGGCGTACACGCGCGTGAAGGTGGCGCCGAGCAGGAACACCTGCGCCGAGTAGTAGACCCACAGCAGCAGCACCACCACCGACGAGGCCGCGCCGAACACCGAGGCCACGCCGCTGCGCCCGATGTAGATGCCGATCAGGGCCTTGCCCACCGTGAAGAGCAGGGCCGTGACGAAGGCGCCGAGCCACACGTCGCGCCAGGCCACGCGCACGCGCGGCATGCCCTTGTAGATCATCGCGAACACCGCGGTCACGAAGCCCAGGCTCAACACGAAGTTGATGCCATCGACGAGCGCGGCCCAGCCACCGAACCAGGGCGCCCACCACTTGCCGAACGCCGCGAGGCCTGCGCTCAGCACCAGAGAGACCATCAGCAGAAAACCCACGCCGAGCATGAGCCCGAGCGCGAGCAGGCGCACGCGCATGAAGCTCCACACGCCGCTGCCCGCGCGTTGCGGCGGCACGTGCCAGATGCGGTCG
This is a stretch of genomic DNA from Hydrogenophaga crocea. It encodes these proteins:
- a CDS encoding lysylphosphatidylglycerol synthase domain-containing protein, whose amino-acid sequence is MNLPSALRRSAPWLVAAVVLGLVAVQAREVDWPQVRGALRQLPLPTIGLSVLIAAAAHAVYAAFDLVGRALTEPRIGRWRTWGIAAIVYAFNLNLGALIGGLGMRLRLYTRWGLPPATVAQIAGHCVLTNWVGWCWVAGLVLLLAPPSLSAGWAPGPQALRAAGAGVLLLALAYQAVCSVSRRKTLQWRRHTLERAGPRLALLQAAAGAVNWLLMALSLWNLLQGRGGFAVALGAIVLAAVAGILVRVPGSVGVFETVVVTAIAGAVPTHEALAAVLAFRAVHYLLPLALALPAYGLIEWAGKDPKRGTNKRCKEQDTKRRRFA
- a CDS encoding helix-turn-helix domain-containing protein, which encodes MPSYPAVSDESASLLKELGARLRLARKRRGWSAEALAQRAGITRVTLSRLEVGEPAATSLGTLARVMGALGMAGDLALLARDDRVGHDRRDALLLAPRKPALPRRISLKRLPHLRSVAAWHLPDPDTRLSPEEVLSLYERNWRHIEPAKIVGEEAALLRKLTSTIGKGVLLV
- a CDS encoding nucleotidyl transferase AbiEii/AbiGii toxin family protein translates to MFEREHHRRIAALLEAIDAAFLLKHRCFFGGGTAIALSCGEYRESVDIDFMCASIDGYRGLREAVREKDPGWLFQRPVQLRREPLVDQYGIRMAVAVDEVPVKVELVFEARIAFKDPLPEDRICGVWRMAAEDLVASKLMANADRYADDAVMSRDLIDLAMFLPDGLVPAPGVEKARRAYGGAIDKAFTRARQGLLEREGRLQKCMKAMHMVVPEATLRTRIAALHLGA
- a CDS encoding sensor histidine kinase, whose protein sequence is MASSRDFGNTRWPGDEPAKALPPAPADTDGAPARHPWRQLGQALAHDLRPPLRAINGFAALIAADPDSRLSPDSRERLDRIASAATQLGDMITRLLELVQAHHAELACAPVDLDALMAAEQQRLAPAHPHLQWVCEPLPRPHAQAPLLTLAVRELLAHAAEHAPADRPHTLHIRHDAERQAWCVHDRLRDLLGADPDTLLDPFPRTAARPAGHAPARGLAVAARVVERHGGRLWIEARSGFGVAVWVYLPTPD
- a CDS encoding helix-turn-helix transcriptional regulator, which produces MKTLPDPAAAAVAVPTVEALTLALDAGVDLGVRWNPGESLLAARSCLPFDGAWWGLGSWPAGGLPSLFLTNTVDLPAELVRWWHDCALQDRVAQTIVENTGAPMVWTDRDALAEPVRDWAQRFGLAQGVIASRLEPITGQVLFLAAYRSAATPAFGAADAELLDALARQAVLLWRSVRSQIEAIDRSMAVDRLAVVDASGRLSFCGVQAGQLLAEGCTDHDGMRWPPSLGAWLTDDPAGMHRRSGRLAGRIKRVPGGWWIEVGDARNAAVLPQRLLRVAELYARGLSSKQISKETGLSATTVRTYLQQAYGILGVSNKVSLGDTLGRGR
- a CDS encoding YihY/virulence factor BrkB family protein translates to MASSPSARSTLKALLIDTVQAWIDERASSMGAALAYYTVFSIAPLLLIVTSVVGLFFSEATARAEIVAQLSALVGEDSARTVNHLLESVNRPAASLLGTVIGVGTLLIGATTVLAELQHALDRIWHVPPQRAGSGVWSFMRVRLLALGLMLGVGFLLMVSLVLSAGLAAFGKWWAPWFGGWAALVDGINFVLSLGFVTAVFAMIYKGMPRVRVAWRDVWLGAFVTALLFTVGKALIGIYIGRSGVASVFGAASSVVVLLLWVYYSAQVFLLGATFTRVYAQRMGRFVAPS